In one Butyrivibrio proteoclasticus B316 genomic region, the following are encoded:
- a CDS encoding MgtC/SapB family protein, with protein MGTQTLIEFLEGPADLAVAIRLILATLFGSLIGWERVVKRHSAGIKTFALVSLGSAVATSLNIYLANLPGLNADVSRIPAGVVSGIGFLGAGTILVTGRQQIKGLTTAASLWVASCMGMAIGGGYLVVGIICFVLVMIANVVLVNLSKVVEDYSKYVSLYVEVNKGGGVKKLTKWIGDKGYKVSSLTKSKEKTIQSSDTAIIIDIDFDKKHSHRMLINELNELDFISYVEEI; from the coding sequence ATGGGAACACAGACACTAATAGAATTTTTGGAAGGGCCTGCTGATTTAGCTGTTGCAATCAGACTTATCCTTGCCACACTGTTTGGCAGCCTTATCGGTTGGGAGAGAGTTGTCAAAAGACATAGCGCAGGAATCAAGACTTTTGCGCTGGTAAGTCTTGGCTCTGCAGTAGCTACTTCTCTGAATATATATCTTGCAAATCTGCCGGGGCTTAACGCGGATGTCAGCCGTATTCCTGCAGGTGTAGTTAGTGGTATAGGTTTCCTTGGCGCCGGTACTATCCTTGTAACAGGGCGCCAGCAGATCAAGGGACTTACAACGGCTGCGTCTCTTTGGGTAGCATCCTGCATGGGAATGGCCATAGGCGGAGGATACCTCGTTGTAGGTATTATCTGCTTTGTACTTGTTATGATTGCCAACGTAGTTCTTGTCAATCTCAGTAAAGTAGTAGAGGATTACAGCAAATACGTCAGCCTCTACGTAGAAGTCAACAAAGGTGGCGGAGTCAAGAAACTTACAAAGTGGATTGGTGACAAGGGCTACAAGGTCAGCAGCCTGACCAAGAGCAAGGAAAAGACAATCCAGTCCTCCGACACAGCCATCATAATCGACATAGACTTCGACAAAAAGCATTCCCACAGAATGCTCATCAACGAGCTCAATGAGCTCGACTTTATAAGCTACGTCGAGGAAATCTAA
- a CDS encoding shikimate kinase, protein MKKNNIILIGMPASGKSTVGVILAKILGYNFVDADIVIQEKEHRKLSRIIEEDGIDGFVEIENKINSEIEVEKTVISTGGSAVYGKEAMDHYKNIGKVVYLKVSMDVLTKRLKNAKQRGVVMREGQSLVSLYNERVPLYEKYADIVIDEGDKTMEEVVADLLAALSC, encoded by the coding sequence ATGAAAAAAAATAATATCATTTTGATTGGAATGCCTGCATCCGGAAAGAGTACTGTTGGCGTTATACTTGCCAAGATACTTGGATACAATTTTGTAGATGCGGATATTGTAATTCAGGAAAAAGAACATAGAAAATTATCTCGGATCATTGAAGAAGACGGTATAGACGGCTTCGTCGAGATTGAGAATAAGATAAATTCAGAAATTGAAGTAGAAAAAACAGTTATTTCCACCGGTGGAAGCGCAGTTTATGGCAAGGAAGCCATGGATCACTACAAGAATATAGGTAAAGTGGTATATCTCAAGGTCAGCATGGATGTCCTTACCAAGAGACTTAAAAATGCTAAGCAGAGAGGTGTCGTTATGAGGGAGGGACAGTCTCTTGTTTCTCTATATAACGAGAGGGTGCCTCTATATGAGAAGTATGCTGACATCGTGATTGATGAAGGCGATAAGACTATGGAAGAAGTTGTTGCAGATCTTTTGGCTGCACTGTCATGTTGA